The Opitutaceae bacterium nucleotide sequence GCACCGGCTTGCCGGTCCTTGCGGATTCATAGGTCGCGTCGATGATCTTCATCAGGGACAGGGCTTCGTCGGGCGTGTTCAGCGGCTTCTCCTTGCCCTCGATGGCGAGGACAAAGTTCATCGCCGACCGGACCCGGCCCATGGTCTCGTCCTGCGGGACGATGATCTGACGATTGACCGACCGGCCATGTTCCTGGACGTAGAGTTCGCAGGTATCGATTCCGGTCTCGTCGAGGCCGTCGCTTCCGAAAAGGCGCTGGACCATGCCGCCGGCTCCGGTGCCCTGGAAGACGACCGAGACCTCCTCGCGCTTGATCATCTCGGCCCAGGAGTTCTGCAGGGAGATCACCTGGCCTGTCTTGAACCTGACGAATCCGTGAACGGCGTTCTCGACATCGGTCACCCCCTTGGCCACATCCGGTATGCCCCAGGGGCCTTTGAAGGACTTGTCCGTGATGAACTCGGAAAAGGTCTGGGCCATCACGTATTCAGGTTCTGGATATCCCATGAAATACATGGCCAGGTCCAGCATGTGGAGGAGGTCGATGAGCGGGCCTCCGCCGCTGAGGGCCTTGTTCGTGAACCAGCCTCCGAAGCCGGGAATCCCCGTCCGGCGGATCCATTTGGCCTGGGCGGAATTGATCCGGCCGACCGTCCCGTTCCGGATATAGTCCATCATGGCGTAGGACTCCGGCCGGGCCCGGTTGTTGAAGTTGAACATCAGTTGACGCCGGGCCGTCTTGGCTGCCGCGATCAGGGTCTTGACCTCCCTGGCATTGAGGGCGGGCGGCTTCTCGCAGAAAACGTGCTTGCCCGCCTTGAGGGCCTTCAGGGCCAACGGAGCGTGGAATTTGTTGGGCACGATTATGGAGACGCCGTCGATCTTCGCCTCTTTCAACATGACCTCCGGGTCGGTGAAAACCTGGGGAATGCCGTTGGCATCAGCCGCCCGCCGGACGGCCGCTTCACTCACGTCGGCGATGGCGACGACTTCAGCGCCCGCCGCGCGGAATCCTTCCAGATGATAGCGCAGCATGCCGCCCGCGCCGATTACTCCGATTTTCTTGGCCATAGCCTGTTTTGGATTTTTCTGATGTAGCCGCGGCAGTCTCTTGCCGCGATCGATTCGATGGAAACGCCCCAAGAGACTGGGGCGGCTACCGGAAGACCGATGTGTCGTCCCTATTTCTTTCCCTTGTCGAAGGCGGCGTCGAAAGCCCGGGAACTTGACGGAAAATCGACACTGCGGACAAACGCGGCGGCTTCCGTGGCGCCGTGGACACGGTCCATCCGGATATCCTCCCACTCGACGGAGAGAGGACCGGCATACTTGATGTCGTTGAGGGCGACGATGATCTCCTCGAAGTCGATGTCTCCGTGCCCGAGAGAGCGGAAATCCCAGTAACGGCGTGCGTCACCGAAATCGGTATGCCCCCCAAAGACACCAACGGA carries:
- a CDS encoding Gfo/Idh/MocA family oxidoreductase; translated protein: MAKKIGVIGAGGMLRYHLEGFRAAGAEVVAIADVSEAAVRRAADANGIPQVFTDPEVMLKEAKIDGVSIIVPNKFHAPLALKALKAGKHVFCEKPPALNAREVKTLIAAAKTARRQLMFNFNNRARPESYAMMDYIRNGTVGRINSAQAKWIRRTGIPGFGGWFTNKALSGGGPLIDLLHMLDLAMYFMGYPEPEYVMAQTFSEFITDKSFKGPWGIPDVAKGVTDVENAVHGFVRFKTGQVISLQNSWAEMIKREEVSVVFQGTGAGGMVQRLFGSDGLDETGIDTCELYVQEHGRSVNRQIIVPQDETMGRVRSAMNFVLAIEGKEKPLNTPDEALSLMKIIDATYESARTGKPVRCR